TGCCTCCAGCGTGGAAAGCAAAACTCGAAGAATTAACACCCGACAAAACGGGAGAGAGTGACGATGCCGACGGTGACGGTGTTCCAAACCTCGTCGAGCTGATGATTGGCAAGGATCCGGCAAAGAGGGACATTCTCGGGATTAGCCTCACTGTCTCCACAGAGTGGGCTTTGAGCGAGGAAGACAGGAAAAACCTGGTTTACAGTATTAGAAAGGCTAGTGATTTTGTTCACGACTACACCGACGGGTACGCAATGATAACCAGCGTGAGAATATGGGACGGGAAAAGACACTGGGAAGAAGCTAATATTTGGGTTAACAAGACATTTTTGGAAGTTAAATTCCTGGGAGATAATAAGAAGTGGCCACACGCCGCTGTTGGGGGCTACTGGACGGGGGGAAGACTCGTGATGCCCTCCAAATTCCTGAGACTTACTCCTCCTGAGGGGACTGCCGAAATAGGCGATGTAAGATGGGCAAAGGCATTAGGACATGAGCTCGGCCACTACGTCTTCTGGCTTGGAGATGAGTACATGGACTGGCATTGGAAATCTTACTATTGGGATTATATGGAGTGCGATACTTTCGGCCATGATTTTGTGTGCCATTATGATAGGGAAGTGTACTACGCTGCTCCTGACTCGGTCATGAAGCACGAATGGTCCTGGAGCGAGCTGAGCACTCCCAAGGATTACGAACGATTCAAAGCAAAACTTAAAGAAAAATTCGGGGACAAATGGGAAAAACACATGACGTACCAGTGGGGAAAATTAGGGCACAAGGATTGTTGGTCAACTCTAAGGAGTATTTTATATCAAAAGGCAGGTATTCAAACTTCCCCAGTAACATTAGATTTCGTTCCGAACACTGGTCCCTATACCAGCGTCGGTTACTTCATGGAGGTGATCTGGGGATGAGCCGTAAACTCCTCTCATTCATTTTTGTTTTTTTAGTGTTGTTCCTCTGGAGCATTCAAGCGTATAACGTCTACAAAACATTATCGAACCCAAAAGAAGTTCTCAAAATTATCAATGATGAGAACGGAGATATTATTGCAGTTTATGTCAAAGGAAATTCGATAGACCCCATCTGGGAAATAGCTAGTTACAACTCGAGAAACAGCACACTCAAAGTCACAACACTAAGTGCCCTAAAATTCCCTTACCCTCATATCAGGGTTGTCTCAAAAACTGTAACTACCCCGTATAATTACTCCAGAGTTTCAACAAATTACCAACAGATCATAGCGTGGCCCAAGAAGATACCGGCACTCCTCTTTAATGGGCGGTGGTACACCTTAGAGGATTTCCCTGTCAACAATCCAGAATTCAACAAAATTCAAGAATACAATTCAATATACGCGTTCTACTCAAAAAACGATCTCTGGATTGGCGAGGTTGAAATCAAAGCATCAGCAGATGCATCATTTGGCGAATTCTCCCCCGGAAAGGCTATCGTACCCCTTCTTTCAAACGAAGGAAAAGCTACGAATTTCTTCTACATATCCGACGTAAATCTTGGGGATTTTCTTGTACTGCCAGATTTGCCTAAAAGTTATAACCCTACAGTATGGAGACTGGAAGAGCAAAGCGGCAATGTCTCCAGGTTCACTCTACTTTATCCCGACGGTACAAAGATTGAAGAATTGCAAGTGGGTAGAACTCCTTATCCATGTAAATTTAGATTGGACGGAAATCTAACAAACCAAATGCCAAAAGTCATAGAGTACATCAGAAAATTCAATGCCATTCATGCTGGAATTGGCCTTTTCAGACCATGCAATAACTCAGAACTTATGTGGGTCTTGGTTGTGGACTCCAATAGTGGAGGGGTAGTCACAGGGGGAGGCATCACTCCTCAAGGGGTGACCTGGGGATGAAGAGAGCTTTAACAGTCCTCAGCCTCCTTTTACTTTCCCTCCTGCTTTTCAGCTACTTTTACCTCCCTTCAGAGAGCATGAGCAACCTCTATCATCGGATTCCAGCTCAAGTTAGGGAAAACTCGCAACTTGTTGCCGCTTACTATTACTCCCAAACAGGTTTTGATGGTTTTAGAGAGTACCAGTTCGCTTTGTACGATCCGGAAAACAAAACACTCAGCATTTACACTTTCAAAACTTACAAACTCCTAAAAATCTGGCCGAGGATGAAGAAAAGCAAAATCACTTGCAAGACTCCCTTTAATTATTCAGTCCTAGCAACAAGTCAAGAAAAGTTGAAGGATTTCAAAAACTGCGATAATTGCAGGGAACTTCTGTATAAGAGTAGGGTTTACAGGAATGAGGAGATTGAGAGCATTTATCCGTCAATTAAAGAAGTAATCGAGGGCAAGGAAAACACTACTTACGTGAACCTTGTACTCGTCAAGGACAGCGAAATATCAACAGGCGGGATAAAAGAAAGAGTAGGGGACATGGGGATTATACTTGGCCGTTTTGGGTACAGGGGTTTGCTTCACTTGCCTTCATCCATGAGCGTTCCTGAGAGGAGTGTAATACTGGAGTTCATAGCTGGAGAGAACGGCACGATTAGGGTGATTGCTCATTACCCGGGAAATGTTACGCTCTCAACAACGGCGAAAGTCAAAGCTCCAGGTAACAAAACGTGGACGTTGGAGGAAGTTCCCTTGAAGGATATTGTTCAAAAATTAAAGTCGGAGGAGCTTGTGAGCAATATTAAGGGCTCTATCCGCTTTGAGTTCTCGATCACGAGAGAAGACGGGAGAATTGAAGCGTGGACAGCCTGGGTGAATCCTGCGAAAGGCGTCGAGGAGATTTGGAGAATATACCCCCAAGGAAAAATCAAGCGCACAGAATTCAGCATATCCTGGGAGTATTCCTGCCAATGGCTTGAGACAGATAGCCTAAAGAAACTACCCTAACTGGAGGCGATCCGGGGATGAAGGGAAAGTTGCTTGCCCTTGCTTTTTTGGTTTTTCTCTTCTTCTTTGGCTACTTTTACCTCCCTTCAGAGAGCATGAGCAACCTCTATCATCGGATTCCAGCTCAAGTTAGGGAAAACTCGCAACTTGTTGCCGCTTACTATTACTCCCAAACAGGTTTTGATGGTTTTAGAGAGTACCAGTTCGCTTTGTACGATCCAGAAAACAAAACACTCAGCATTTACACTTTCAAAACTTACAAACTCCTAAAAATCTGGCCGACAACAAGAAAGACCAAAATAACATGTAAAACACCCTTTAACTACTCTATTCTCGCAACAAGCCCAGAAAAACTAAAAGAGTTCACAAACTGCAACAACTGCAGAGAACTCCTCTACAGGGATAAGGTTTACAGGAATGGAGAAATTGAAAATCTTCAGCCGAGATTAAATGAACTTCTGAGACCTGACTTAAAGTACTGGAAGGTTACTGGAATAAAAAGCCAGGAAATTTCCATTGGGGCAGTTAGCATGTATTCGGGCGATACTATTCGAGACATAGGCTTCGAGGGATACCCCGGAGCACTTATCCTACCAGGCTGGGGAAAAGACGTTGAGAAAGCCACATGGATAACCATTTATTTGGACGATAAACCCAGAGTAGCCATACATTATCCCAAGAATGTAACGCTCCATTCCATTTATCAACTAGATGTCAATAACAGTACACTATGGACGGCTGAAAACCCTGAGCTTCAGGATCTTATAAGGGGGATCAAAGAGTTTGGAGAGTACTCAGAGAAAGCGTGGAGGTTCAAAGTTTTTATATGGGATCCTGACACAGCGTGGATTGAATGGATAATCCCAGAAGAACGCACTTACGCTTACTTGAAAATTGGAAAAGACCCCCTCCCTCTCAGGAGAATACACTTCATGAGGGTTTACATAAGTCACTGTTCAATCAACTGAGAGGGTAAGAAATGAGGACTAAGAAGACCTCGGTATCAAAACAACCAAAAGGAGGATAACCTAAGATGAGGAGAAAGCTCTTTGCTGTCTTCATTCTTTCCCTCCTCTTCATCGGGTACTTAGCTTACCTCAACTCCCTTCCTCCAGCAGTTAGGGCTTACAAAATGGCGAGGATTCCAGAGAACGAGCAGTTGATCGCTGTTTACCACGAGGGTAACTTCTGGCAGTTTGCTACTTACAATGAGAAGACTAGTATGCTCAAGCTTTACACTGTTAGCCAGTCATCCCCCCTCTGGTTGAGGAGCAGGAGAGTTGAAAGCGCGAGAGCCCTTGTGAATTACTCTCAGGTAATACTGAACTTGGAGGCTTTAAAGGATTACAAACCCCACGAGAGGGCACTCCTCTTCAAAACCCTCGGATGGAAGTACGATGGAGAAATTTATTATCCAATATCCCCCAAATTTAAAGCTGAGGATATGTACTTCATCGCTATCGGTACAACTACAAGCCGGCTAAATATTGGAGCTGGGGAAGAAGGTTCGAGCATTATTTCATGGCTTTCAGGAGTCAAAGGGGTTCTAACCCTTCCGACCTTGAACAACAGAGGCACAACCAAGGCACTTACTTGGATAGCAGTTCACGAATGTGAGTCTCACCTGGGAAAAACCGTCCAGGTATTCTATCCCGGGATAACTCTTGAGTCAGACATAACTGGAGTGTACGAGGTTCCCAAAAATATTTTCAATGGTTCAACCTTTCAAAAGGCACTTTCGTATGCTCCCAATGAATTCAAAGAGCTAAGCATTGCTAAGCTTGTCATCTTATGGGTCCATGTTAAAGACGAGAAGCCAGTACTCGAAACCGTGTGGAAGTTGGGGGGAGATAAAGTTTGCCACGTCCTTGTGGATATAAACACAGGTAAAGTGGACGGGCCGGTCTGCTATGAAAAAGCGGTAGGGTAACGCTATGTTGGATGGGTAGTGTATCAAAAACAGAGATAAGGGGGTTATGTATGAACAGAAAATCCCTCGGAGTTCTAGCACTCATGACAATCCTCCTCCTTTCACTTTTGGCCCACGACTACCGAGAGGAAACCTGCTTCAGTTCAGCATCCTGCGTGCTCCACCGTATAGGGGCGGAGAGGGGATTAGTAGTAGTGTATCGCGGATACGGAGAATGGAGAGTCATAACTTACGAGAACGGCACCCTCTCCGAGATAAAGGCCACACTAAAACGAAGCCCCGTTGTGAAGAGGATAACCGTTGAGAAAAAGGTGGTAAAAACGGGGCTCGACTACAGTCCAGTTTCTTTCACTGTGAACGATATCCCTACCCAGAATGGATACGAAACGGCAATGATCTTGAATGTCAACGGGAAAGTCAGGGCCCTCGAAGGGGAGGAAATCCCGGAAATCTTTGACCAAACTTGGGATTTCGCGGATCTTCTCAAAAAATTCAACGGCGTTAGGTTCATCTTCGCGGACAGGGAATGAGAGCCTTCTGTAGACAGCAACCCGCTCGTCGGGGGCTACCTCGTATGCCCTCAACCTCAAAGTGCGCGTACTCCACATGGTTCTTGGCCCTCGGAAATCAGGAGAATACCACGCTTCTGGCATTATACCCAACATGGAACGCCTCAGGCAGAGTGGAAACCCCCAGCGGCCCAGTAATCAACGTGACAGAAATCCCTGAGAACCTCACGATCCCCTGCAGTGCCCAGGAAATTCTCATAAACGCCTCTGGAATCACGGTAAACCCCTTTCCAGTGAAGCGCCTTGAAGAGTCCACTTTAGAGTGCCCAGTGGTTGAGAAAACGACGATACACTTCAATGGAGCCACGGAGACCCTCAGGTACATGGAAACATGCATTACATCATGAGGGTGCAATTCAAGGGGAAATGCCCAATACACCATTAATTTCTTCTTTGAACGCCCCGTCATTTGGGGAGAGGAGGTCAGACCCTTTCCGCCGCTGAACGGGGATATGAATCTCTTCCACGCTATTCGAGAAGGAGCACCCCGAAGCCCATGAACTTCCTCTCAAAGACCTCCGGAACGGATGGATCGTACCGTTCGAGGTTGCCCTCCCTGAGCGCCCTCCTGCTCCTCAGTATCTCTTCCATCGTGCGGAGGAGCTCCTCCCTAACGGCCCTCCGGCTCTCCCACGAGAGGAGCGAGGGGTAGAGGAGCACAAAGGGGAGCAGTGCTGCTCCATAGCGGGGGACAAACGTCGAGAGAAGCGATGGTACCGCCCCGGCAGCGGGCAGGAGGGGGAGGATACGCCAGCCGCGTTCCTTCACTACGGCCCACGCCGTGAGGCCAAGGAGAGCGGTGTGGGTGAGGAGGAAGTAGAGGGCCTCCCCGTTCCCGTTAAGGAGGGCCATGATGTCAGCCGCGATTACAAACGACAGGAACATCGTCGAGGCGCGGAGGGAATAGCGGCGCGCCCACTCCGGAGTCGTGAGGGGGAGTGCCAGCGCGATAGCCGTCCACCAGAGGGAGCCGTTTTTAAGCAGGAACCCCGTAAGAAGGGCCGCGGTGCCCGTGAAAATTGGAGGATAACCTTCCGTGAGCTTCAGGGAGAACTCGAGCGTTCTGATTGCATCATCAACCTTCTCAAGGCTCTCCCGGACGTCCCTCTCCACCTCGACCTCCGAAAAATCCATGCGCTTTATGAAGTCGAACTCCTCCATGGGCCCCACGTCCCGATTTGGATGTTGGTATATAAAACGTTTCTTCAGTCGAGCTCCTCGATGAGGTTGAGCTCAACGGACGTCTCTCCCCCCGGGTTGAGTATCACCAGGTAGTGCCTCCCCGCCGGAACGTCCACATCAACCTCAATGCTCGTCCCCTCCCACTCACCGAGGCTGTTGAAGGGCGCACCGCGCTTCATTGCATCGAACGAATCCCCGTCGAGCAGGTAAACATTGATGGGGGAAGGGGCGCTTAAAGTGCCCGAGAGGTGGGAGGAGGAGTGAAGGGGGATGTAGAGGGCGCTTCTCGCCCCAAGGGTCTGAGTCCCCCTGTAGGAGTACGTGCCGGGTGAGAGGAACGAAAGACCCGTGTAGCCTATTATTGATGCCATCATGAGGATGATCGCGAGGATTGAGAGGCCCTTCTTTAACGCACCCATGGTTCACACCGGAGAAGGCACAACCTTTGAGGTAAAAAGGGTTCCGGAAGGCTAATTAGTCCCACCGTTGGAGACACTCACATGCCGAGGGAGAAGGTGGTGAGGATTTGGGACGAGCGCGAGGTGGTCTATTCGAGGGAGAGGTGGGCCACGCTCCGCGCCAAAAGGGAGAAGGCCCTAGTAATAATGGAGCGCCTGGGGGAGTTCGATCCCCACGTTTACGGAAGCGTCGCGCGCGGCGACGTGAGGAGGGACAGCGACGTTGATATTTTCGTACCCTACCGCGTGCCCGCCTACCTGGTGGAGCTCGCCCTCGAGGGCCTCGTGAGGAGGAGAAAAATAGTTATGGCCACACCCTGGCACCTCATCAAAGGGGTCATAGAGGTGGATGAGGAAACCACGGTGACGTTCCCCCTCGTGAACCCAACGGACAGGGAGCTCGAGTTCTACCGGTGGGGGGGTGCGCTCGACATGGAGGGTCTCAAGAGAAGGGAGCGCGTCCCGGGGGTGAACAAAAAGCTCATCCTCATAATCCCGACGGAGAGAGGGCACATCGAGAGGGAGGTCGTTGGGAGGGAGCCTGAAGTCGCCAGAATCCTTGGAGTGAGCGTCGATATAGTTATGGAGCGCGTCCACGTGCTCACGAGGCGCGACAGAATAGGGCGGACGGGGATATACGTAGACGAGGAAGTGCCGGACTGGATGGCCTTCGAGGAGGCCCTGAAGGTCATCGCCGACAGAGACCCGAACGTTAGGAGAAAGGTGAGGGAAGCGGGGGGGATTTAGAGAACCGCCACGGCCCTCACGGGACTTCCCGAGCCGCCTTTAATCCTCAGGGGAAAGGCTATAAAGGTGAACTCCCTCCCGAGGAGGGCATCAAGGTTGGTGAGGTTCTCGAATATCGGAATGTCGTTTGAGAGCAGAACCCTGTGCGCGCTCCCATCGCGGTCAATGCTTGGCGTATCTATCCCAACGGCCCTGACGTTCATTCTAACGAGCTCTACGGCAGCTTCCTTCGTGAGGAATCCCCTTCCATTGGTGAGAAAGAGCACGATGAACCCCTCAAGGGTGCCTGCTTCTCTAACGTGCTCCGCGGTTATGGGGCCCTCCACGCGCACCACCTTTCCGGGACCGGTGAAGCGCTCGAGGGGGAGCTCATCAACCGTTTTACCGCCCTCTACGAAGTGAGCCGGGGCATCCACGTGCGTCCCCGTGTGCTCCCCCATGGAAATGGTGTTCATGAAGTAGCCGTCCCTCCCTATCGAGGCCCATTCCCGGATTTTCACCTCCGGGTCGCCGGGATAGACTGACATGCCGTCCTCTATCGCAACGCTCAGGTCAACTATCACGCTCATCCCCCCGTGAAGAATCCCACCTCGAACTTTCTGTAGGATATGGCCTTATAGCTTTCGGCGGAGCGGAGCGAGTAGCTAATGATCACGTTCCTGACCTCCTCCACGGGGCCGACGATGAAGGTTATGTAATGCGTTTTATCCCAGGGGTTGCGCACCGTTTCGATTACCACATCGTACTCGTCCTTCAGGGGCTCCGAGGGTACCATGAGGCCGTGGTCGTAGCGGTAGGCCATTATCCCTGGGCTTTGCGCCCTAAAAGTATCCTCAAAGGTTACGGGCAGGTCAAGCTCCCTCAGGAGCTCCGGAGTGCCTATAACCACGACGTTTCCCTTAAGGCCCTTGAAGTCCTCCGCCACCTCCACCTCCGGCGGGGTGACTCCCCGGTAGTCCCCCATCCACACGGCGGGGTTCTTTACCTTGCGAACGAACTCCTCCGGGGCGCCAACCGCGGTTAGCTTCCTCTCCTTCAGGGCGGAGTCAAACTGGAGAAACGTTGAGGGGAGGGTGTTCTCGATGAAAAATTCGCTCACATTTTCGGCGCTGGCCCAGGCCTTCATGTGCTCCACGAGCGTTGGGAGGTAGTCCTCGAGGCTCACGTTTCCCATCGCCTCGAACTCCCTTCTAAGGGCCGGCACGAGGTAGTCGCCGCGGCCCATGTGGTAGAGCTCCTTTCTCTCCGCGTCCTCCGGGAAGTCCCGCGCCAGAACGTGGAGCGAATAGGCCTTGGCAATCTGGTCTGCGAAGTACTCCGGGAGCGAGAGGTTCATGTAGGCAAGGCGTGAGGAGGCGAAGTCGTAGTAGTAGGAAACCTCCTCAAACTTCCCCACGTTCTTCCCGATCAGGGGGCGGAGGGAAACCATGGCGAACCTGTAGAGCAGCTCGGCCCTGAAGTCCTGGAGCCTGAAGCGGTAGGGCCCGAGGAAGTCGTAGTAGTCGCTCATCTTGTAGAAGTACTCGAGGGAACTCCGCATTATGGGGTCACGGTACATGGAGGATAGGTAGACGGCATCAACCCCGAACTCGTTGAGCTTCGACTTGTAGGGAATCACCATGTAGAGCGTGTTCCCCCGCGGCACGCTGTAGGGGGGCACGTAGAGGGAGTAGGAGATGACCACATTGAAGCGCTCATAAACAACCCCAAAGCGGTGCTCTATCTCCCTGAGGTCTTCCTCACTGAATGCCTGCCTGAACTTGGTTATGACGGTGAGGTAGAAGTCGTTGTAGTGTTCGTCATAGAACTTCGAGAACTTCACGGCCCTTCCAAAGTCGCGGAGGGCAAAGAGAAGTGTTTTTATACGCTCCCTCTCGTCCCGGGACAGGCTGAAGGAGTTCAGACTCTCCTCTATCTCGGCATCGCTGGCATCTTCAAGGTAGGTGGTGTTGGCGAGAACCTTCATGGTGTTCTCCAACCTCTCCGCCCTCACCTGCGGAGGGAGCTCGCGGCTGAACTGCTCGCGTATGAGGTCAAACACCTCATGCTCCTCGTAGTCAACAAAATAGGCCCTGAGCATCTGGTAGTAGGAGGCGGGGGCTATTACAAAGTTGTCCGCCTTATGAAATGCCACGATGTAGGCGGAACCAAAGAGTTCGAAGTTCCTGGGAATGCTCACCTCTATCATCGCGGGCTTTTTCCTCTCGCCGATGCAGCCGGAGGCAAGTATAAGAAGGACAAGCAGAAGCGCGACATACTTTCTCACTTTCCACACCCAAGTTGGATTTGTGAAAATGAATACTTAAACGTTTTGATAACGCTCCACCCAAAAAGCAAAAATGTGAGGGGAGACCCTCCTCACCCTATCGTCGCCCTCTCGAACTCGAGCATGGCCAGACCCACTAAGAGGGCCGCCAGGACGGTTAGAACGCCCAGATCAACGCCGAGCGAGAACTTCGCTACACTCGCCCCCACGAGGAAGTGCCTCGCCCCGTCAACGGCGTAGGTAAGGGGGTTGAGGTAGGCCAGAGCCTTCATCCAGCCCGGCATCGTGTCTATCGGGTATATCGCGCCGCTCAGGAATGTCAGCGGGAGCATGAGGACCATCATAACCATCTGGAAGCCCTCCATGCTCTCCATCTTCAAAGCCAGGCTGACGCCAAAGCCAGAGAAGGCCATCGAGAGCAGGAAGCCGATGCCGAGAGCAGGAAGGAAGCCGCTCAGCTTGAGGCTCTCCGCGAGCGGGTAGGTGAGGGTGAGGATTATCGCACCCTGAGCCAGCGTCACGAGTGAATCGCCGATTATCCTCCCGAGGATACCCTCCTTCCTCGATGCGGGAGCCACGAGCATTTCCTTGAGGAAGCCGAACTGCTTGTCCCAGATGACGCTTACCCCTGCTATGAAGCTCATGTTGAAGACCGTCATGGCGAAGATACCCGGCGCGAGGAAGGTGAGGTAGTCAACCCCTCCGAAGATCGCCCTCGCCATCGGATTGTTGAAGACCTTGCTCCAGCCGAGGCCGAAAAAGACGAGCCAGATGAGCGGGTTGATTATCATCCCGATTACCCTCGACCTCGCCCTGCTGAACCTCTTGAGCTGCCTGTAGGCCATTGTCGTCAATGCCTCCATCCCCTCACCTCCCCCTCATCCTCATTCTCACGAATGAAACAATGGGATTCTCCGGCCCCTCGTCCCTTATCTCCCTGCCCGTCAGGTGGAGGAAGACGTCGTTGAGCGTCGGGCGGTGGTAAGTGACCTCCAGGATCTTGATCCCTTTCTCACTCGCGAGCTCGAAGAGCCCCGGGAGTGCCTCCGCTGCATTTTCCACCTCAAGCGCCACCCTACCGTCGGGGAGAACCCTACAGCCCCTGATGAAGTCACTTTCGAGGCACTTCAGCTCCTCGGGAGCGTCGAGTTTAAGATAAATCACGTCGTTTCCTACGAGCCTCTTCAGCTCCTCGGCGGTGCCCTCCGCTATTATCTTCCCGTGGTCTATGATGGCTATCCTGTCCGCTAATCCCTCCGCCTCATCCATGTAGTGCGTTGTGAGGAAAATCGTCATGCTGTGCTCCTCCTTCATCGCCCTTATGTAGTCCCAGATGTGCGCCCTCGTCTGGGGGTCGAGGCCTATCGTCGGCTCGTCAAGGAAGAGAACCTCAGGCTCATGGAGGAGGGAGCGCGCTATCTCAAGCCTGCGCTGCATCCCGCCGCTGAAGGTCTTGACTGGTCTGTCCTTAAACTCCCAGAGCTCAACGAACGTGAGGAGCCTCTCAATCTTCTCCTTCAACTCGTTCCCCTTCAGCCCGTAAATCCTCCCGTGGATGTACATGTTCTCCCAGGCGGTGAGTTCCCTGTCGAGGCTCGGGTCCTGGAAGACTATTCCTATTCTTTTCCTGACCTCCATTGGCTCCTTAACCACGTCGTGGTCAGCGACTATCGCCCTTCCGGAAGTAGGCCTCAAAAGCGTCGTGAGGACGTGCACCGTTGTCGTCTTTCCGGCTCCATTCGGCCCGAGGAAGGCGAATATCTCCCCCCTCCTGACCCTGAAGGAGACCCCTTTGACGGCCGCAAAGTCCCCGTACTTCTTGACGAGGTTTTCAACGAGAATTGCCTCGCTCATTCTCTCCCCTCCGGTATCTCACCGAGGAGGATGAGCCTGACCCGCTTCGTGAAGCCTGTGAACTCCCTCGCGAGAGCCCTCTTCTGCTCCTCCGTGAGGTCTTCGAGGGAATTGAAGGCGTCTCTCATAACCTCCGCCAGCTCCCGGCCTCCGAGTCTCGCGAACTCTCTGAATCTGGCGGCCATACGGGTTACCTCCGCCAGCTCCTCCCCGTGCTCCTCGAGGTACTCCCTCCCCTTCTCCGTGGCCCTGTAGAGCCTCTTGTCGCGTTTGCCCTCACCAATGGTCTCTATCAGGCCGGCTCGCTTGAGGGAAGCGAGGATTGGATAGATGGTTCCGGGGCTGGGGTGGGGCATGCCGTACCTCCTTTCCAGCTCCGCCATTATGCCGTAGCCGTGCATCGGCTTCTCGGAGAGCATCTTGAGGACGAGGAGTTTCAGGTGTCCCTTGTACCTGGGCCTCTCCATACATGTCACCAATATATCGAACGATATATCATCTTAAAAACGTTTGGGTAGAAAGTCATAAAATACCGTGGCGGGTAGGTAGAATGGTGGTGATATGCGGCTCGTGATGAGGCCCCTCTTTGACGCGCCCCTTCCCCCGGAGTTCATCGAGGTTCTGCGGGAAAAGCTCAGCGGGAGGGAGGTGGAGGAGGGTGAAACCGTTGAGATTGAACTTCTGGGAAAGCGCCTCCCCTTCAGGGTAATCCACGCCGAACCCTCGCCCCTTAGGGTGGGAAGGGGAACGGTGATTGAGATAACGAGGGAGGAGATATCGAGTGTAACTCTTGAGCTCGAGGGGGATATCAGGGACGTTGTGCCCTTCGAGGAAGGCTTTGTGGTGGTGCTTGAGAACAGGGTTATCGCGGTGGATGGGAAAGGGCACAGGCTCTTCGAGAGAACTTTCGAAGGACTTAAATACGTTAGGGCAACCAAAAAGGCTGTGGCGGTGGTGCACGATGGCGGGCTCACGGTCATTGGACTGGAGTAAGGGGTTCACATTCAGCGAAACCCCCGAGGAAAAAAGGGAGAGGGCGAAGAAGATAGTGGAAATCCTCATGAAAACCCACCCGAGGGAGAAGCTCCTTATAGGCGACCCCTACAGGACTCTAATCCACTGCATAATCTCCCAGCGAATGAGGGACGAGGTTACCTACAGAGTGTGGGGGGAACTCTTTGAAAAGTACCGCGACATCGAGACGATAGCGAACACCCCAATTGAGGAGATGAAGGCGTTTCTGAGGGAGCGGGGCGTCGGTCTCTGGAAGACGAAGGGTGAGTGGATAGTGAAGGCTTCGCGGATAATCCTTGAGAAGTACGGCGGCAGGGTGCCCGATAACATGGAGGAGCTCACGAAGCTGC
This region of Palaeococcus ferrophilus DSM 13482 genomic DNA includes:
- a CDS encoding nucleotidyltransferase domain-containing protein, with product MPREKVVRIWDEREVVYSRERWATLRAKREKALVIMERLGEFDPHVYGSVARGDVRRDSDVDIFVPYRVPAYLVELALEGLVRRRKIVMATPWHLIKGVIEVDEETTVTFPLVNPTDRELEFYRWGGALDMEGLKRRERVPGVNKKLILIIPTERGHIEREVVGREPEVARILGVSVDIVMERVHVLTRRDRIGRTGIYVDEEVPDWMAFEEALKVIADRDPNVRRKVREAGGI
- a CDS encoding cyclase family protein, with amino-acid sequence MSVIVDLSVAIEDGMSVYPGDPEVKIREWASIGRDGYFMNTISMGEHTGTHVDAPAHFVEGGKTVDELPLERFTGPGKVVRVEGPITAEHVREAGTLEGFIVLFLTNGRGFLTKEAAVELVRMNVRAVGIDTPSIDRDGSAHRVLLSNDIPIFENLTNLDALLGREFTFIAFPLRIKGGSGSPVRAVAVL
- a CDS encoding DUF4932 domain-containing protein, encoding MRKYVALLLVLLILASGCIGERKKPAMIEVSIPRNFELFGSAYIVAFHKADNFVIAPASYYQMLRAYFVDYEEHEVFDLIREQFSRELPPQVRAERLENTMKVLANTTYLEDASDAEIEESLNSFSLSRDERERIKTLLFALRDFGRAVKFSKFYDEHYNDFYLTVITKFRQAFSEEDLREIEHRFGVVYERFNVVISYSLYVPPYSVPRGNTLYMVIPYKSKLNEFGVDAVYLSSMYRDPIMRSSLEYFYKMSDYYDFLGPYRFRLQDFRAELLYRFAMVSLRPLIGKNVGKFEEVSYYYDFASSRLAYMNLSLPEYFADQIAKAYSLHVLARDFPEDAERKELYHMGRGDYLVPALRREFEAMGNVSLEDYLPTLVEHMKAWASAENVSEFFIENTLPSTFLQFDSALKERKLTAVGAPEEFVRKVKNPAVWMGDYRGVTPPEVEVAEDFKGLKGNVVVIGTPELLRELDLPVTFEDTFRAQSPGIMAYRYDHGLMVPSEPLKDEYDVVIETVRNPWDKTHYITFIVGPVEEVRNVIISYSLRSAESYKAISYRKFEVGFFTGG
- a CDS encoding ABC transporter permease, producing MEALTTMAYRQLKRFSRARSRVIGMIINPLIWLVFFGLGWSKVFNNPMARAIFGGVDYLTFLAPGIFAMTVFNMSFIAGVSVIWDKQFGFLKEMLVAPASRKEGILGRIIGDSLVTLAQGAIILTLTYPLAESLKLSGFLPALGIGFLLSMAFSGFGVSLALKMESMEGFQMVMMVLMLPLTFLSGAIYPIDTMPGWMKALAYLNPLTYAVDGARHFLVGASVAKFSLGVDLGVLTVLAALLVGLAMLEFERATIG
- a CDS encoding ATP-binding cassette domain-containing protein produces the protein MSEAILVENLVKKYGDFAAVKGVSFRVRRGEIFAFLGPNGAGKTTTVHVLTTLLRPTSGRAIVADHDVVKEPMEVRKRIGIVFQDPSLDRELTAWENMYIHGRIYGLKGNELKEKIERLLTFVELWEFKDRPVKTFSGGMQRRLEIARSLLHEPEVLFLDEPTIGLDPQTRAHIWDYIRAMKEEHSMTIFLTTHYMDEAEGLADRIAIIDHGKIIAEGTAEELKRLVGNDVIYLKLDAPEELKCLESDFIRGCRVLPDGRVALEVENAAEALPGLFELASEKGIKILEVTYHRPTLNDVFLHLTGREIRDEGPENPIVSFVRMRMRGR
- a CDS encoding PadR family transcriptional regulator, whose protein sequence is MERPRYKGHLKLLVLKMLSEKPMHGYGIMAELERRYGMPHPSPGTIYPILASLKRAGLIETIGEGKRDKRLYRATEKGREYLEEHGEELAEVTRMAARFREFARLGGRELAEVMRDAFNSLEDLTEEQKRALAREFTGFTKRVRLILLGEIPEGRE
- a CDS encoding DUF6849 domain-containing protein; the encoded protein is MRLVMRPLFDAPLPPEFIEVLREKLSGREVEEGETVEIELLGKRLPFRVIHAEPSPLRVGRGTVIEITREEISSVTLELEGDIRDVVPFEEGFVVVLENRVIAVDGKGHRLFERTFEGLKYVRATKKAVAVVHDGGLTVIGLE
- a CDS encoding endonuclease III domain-containing protein, which translates into the protein MAGSRSLDWSKGFTFSETPEEKRERAKKIVEILMKTHPREKLLIGDPYRTLIHCIISQRMRDEVTYRVWGELFEKYRDIETIANTPIEEMKAFLRERGVGLWKTKGEWIVKASRIILEKYGGRVPDNMEELTKLPGIGRKCANIVLAYGFGRQAIPVDTHVNRISKRLGLAPPRVAPEKVEEYLMELIPKDKWIYVNHAMVDHGKSICRPINPKCDECPLRELCPYAKGLVTEEHLRGRKA